From a region of the Besnoitia besnoiti strain Bb-Ger1 chromosome I, whole genome shotgun sequence genome:
- a CDS encoding hypothetical protein (encoded by transcript BESB_004030): MMKFRTVFVGLAAVALVCVCVARAAGLPGGDAAPEKEAALQDSAVREFVGANVEEDSSPKTNSLRNYPGQSVKEVLKHSAPKLALATLLAALGFFALSRKSPRPSDPEGIQLNARMNFLFSLLAAPAVGLGVYVGSEMQRARRNRRAWDSMMAAEFQRRPRRTPSAAQEAAAEAETGTN, from the coding sequence ATGATGAAATTTCGTACCGTTTTCGTCGgtctcgcggccgtcgcgctcgtTTGCGTTTgcgtggcgcgcgccgcaggtcttcccggaggcgacgccgcccccgagaaggaggctgcgctgcaggaTTCGGCTGTACGAGAGTTTGTGGGTGCGAACGTTGAGGAAGATTCAAGTCCGAAGACCAATTCCCTTCGGAACTACCCGGGACAGTCCGTCAAAGAAGTGCTCAAACACAGTGCGCCGAAACTGGCTCTCGCCACCCTGCTGGCTGCCCttggcttcttcgcgctgtCTCGCAAGTCTCCCCGGCCGAGTGACCCCGAAGGCATTCAACTCAACGCGCGCATGAatttcctcttttctctgctcGCGGCCCCCGCAGTCGGCTTGGGTGTCTACGTCGGTAGCGAaatgcagcgcgcgcgccgaaacCGAAGGGCGTGGGACTCGATGATGGCCGCGGAGTTTCAGCGACGACCGAGGCGGacgccgtctgctgcgcaggaggccgccgctgaaGCAGAAACAGGGACTAACTAA
- a CDS encoding hypothetical protein (encoded by transcript BESB_004050), with the protein MAGVESAEDPGQASSRHSARPSDASLQRTCAPPHPPRPFGAPGAAPSAGVALKRRRRFGVSACLHALRGTLPRNDLPGANQKTPLGLNRYVLLLVYVLYVTCTGVFFHGWPAVALLIFQNEGFQSLCARDPETGDYVEDRRVEGKPYICDNQDAAVQKLYTMTSAICSTMCAFAGALLDYAGPRWTAVLGQTGNFLGWLCLSFSYRSDAFYYVGLTLIALGADTAFLPTFSLTRLFPGSGGLILTILGSAVSASYALPLILNAVIEAYRFSFQSVALVYACMCPLMCILIALVLMPRNGFVAMPEEPDPGEETYSPPVGRRGDALHGDQDGERDTSSCDGGKAVELEAGISGAAAQQESVSASRLDAGRISSADRGGIAAEARLLQQASSSSDTRLHGGESSTAAAEGAGRSGYGQKGTTECERQAGVSGNREGSWVRQALNSCGGPRMQLFYRQFLSERYALIVLYKVGVVLTAAYFQQASRRLFSEDVVHIRGVILPFAFIPCILLGKLADVIGICRVLFLMVFFGVGMYGFSLSSSFVCGCISVVLFMFYMSLYSSQVFVYVESTFSPDDFGKLGGLTLMIGGLLMLVMNPLYVHVTLRMSRGDPFSMQIAMLAVLALQFVWISRLYILWKRDPHPFEPLKATHVAGLQKVRVHSDDQIRVADGGAEARQPDRITAARNADLGNAGLEEMQFADGTTKAELPAGARQAEAAAD; encoded by the coding sequence ATGGCGGGAGTAGAGAGCGCCGAGGACCCCGGTCAGGCCTCCAGTCGTCACTCTGCGCGTCCCTCAGACGCTTCACTGCAACGCACATGTGCTCCGCCGCATCCTCCCCGCCCGTTTGGTGCGCCTGgtgcggcgccttctgcgggcgtcgccctcaaacgtcggcggcgcttcggAGTCTCGGCGTGTCTGCATGCACTTCGGGGCACGTTGCCGCGCAACGACCTGCCGGGGGCGAACCAGAAAACGCCTTTGGGACTGAATCGCTACGTTCTGCTGCTCGTCTACGTCCTTTATGTCACGTGTACCGGCGTTTTCTTCCACGGTTGGCCTGCGGTTGCCTTGCTGATCTTTCAGAACGAGGGCTTCCAGAGTCTGTGTGCACGCGACCCGGAGACTGGCGACTACGTTGAAGACAGGCGCGTCGAGGGGAAGCCGTATATCTGCGACAACCAGGATGCAGCCGTGCAGAAGCTGTACACCATGACAAGCGCCATCTGCAGCACCATGTGTGCGTTCGCGGGTGCGCTCCTGGACTACGCGGGGCCTCGGTGGACAGCGGTTCTGGGGCAGACAGGGAATTTCCTCGGCTGGCTGTGTCTGTCCTTCTCGTATCGGTCCGACGCGTTCTACTACGTCGGCTTGACGCTGATTGCACTGGGTGCGGACACTGCATTCCTGCCAACCTTCTCCCTCACGCGCCTCTTCCCCGGCTCCGGCGGGCTCATCCTCACCATCCTCGGGTCTGCGGTCTCCGCGAGCTACGCGCTCCCGCTCATTCTGAACGCAGTCATCGAGGCCTACAGATTCTCTTTCCAGTCCGTCGCGCTCGTCTATGCGTGCATGTGCCCGCTCATGTGCATCCTCATCGCCTTGGTGCTCATGCCGCGCAACGGCTTCGTCGCGATGCCCGAGGAGCCTGATCCGGGCGAGGAGACTTACAGCCCCCCAgttgggcgccgcggagacgcgctgcACGGAGACCAAGACGGTGAGCGCGACACGAGCTCCTGCGACGGCGGGAAGGCCGTTGAACTCGAAGCGGGGAtaagcggcgcagcggcgcaacAGGAAAGCGTGAGCGCCTCTCGGCTCGACGCGGGGCGGATCTCATCCGCGGATCGCGGAGGCATTGCGGCTGAAGCGCGTCTGTTGCAGCAGGCATCCTCCTCGAGCGACACGCGCCTCCATGGAGGTGAATCGTCcacggccgctgcggagggcgcggggaGAAGTGGATACGGTCAGAAGGGCACCACTGAGTGCGAGCGTCAGGCGGGGGTTTCCGGGAATAGAGAGGGAAGCTGGGTGCGGCAGGCTTTGaacagctgcggcgggccTCGCATGCAGCTTTTCTACCGCCAGTTTCTCTCCGAGAGGTATGCACTGATTGTGCTGTATAAGGTGGGCGTGGTCCTGACGGCGGCGTATTTCCagcaggcctcgcgccgacTTTTTAGCGAGGACGTGGTTCACATTCGGGGTGTCATACTTCCGTTCGCCTTCATTCCGTGCATCCTGCTGGGCAAGCTGGCGGACGTGATTGGCATCTGCCGCGTTCTCTTTCTCATGGTCTTCTTCGGCGTAGGCATGTACGGCTTTTCGCTGTCGTCCAGCTTCGTGTGCGGCTGCATCTCCGTCGTACTCTTCATGTTTTATATGAGTCTTTACTCCAGCCAGGTCTTCGTTTACGTCGAAAGCACCTTCTCGCCCGACGACTTTGGGAAGCTGGGCGGCCTCACGCTCATGATAGGGGGTCTCCTGATGCTTGTGATGAATCCGCTGTATGTGCACGTCACGCTCCGGATGAGCAGGGGCGACCCCTTCTCGATGCAGATTGCCATGCTCGCGGTGCTTGCCCTCCAGTTCGTCTGGATATCTCGCCTCTACATCCTGTGGAAAAGAGATCCTCATCCGTTTGAGCCCCTGAAGGCCACGCACGTGGCGGGCCTGCAGAAGGTTCGCGTCCACAGCGACGACCAAATTCGCGTGGCGGATGGCGGAGCGGAGGCAAGACAGCCAGACAGGATCACTGCGGCGAGAAACGCAGATCTCGGGAATGCGGGCCTCGAAGAGATGCAATTCGCTGACGGCACAACAAAGGCAGAGCTACCGGCTGGAGCTCGCCAGGCCGAAGCAGCGGCGGACTGA
- a CDS encoding putative proteasome subunit alpha type 5-2 (encoded by transcript BESB_004040) produces the protein MFSTSACLVDGLARVHDLLEQCFVSVRRSEYDRGVNTFSPEGRLFQVEYALGAIKLGSTAVGVQTKDGVILASERRITSCLLDHRSIQKIVEIDSHIACAMSGLIADARTLIDHARVECANHFFTYNEKMSIHSCIDSVADLALDFSDVSDGRRKKTMSRPFGVALLVAGVDDQGPSLWCADPSGTVTKYQAVAIGSAQEGAETMLQEQYSQSMSFEDAEALVLSVLRQVMEEKLNCDNVEVACVKTSDRKYHQYTSEELQALIDRLPAPTLPTATDLPASS, from the exons ATGTTTTCCACTAG TGCCTGCCTCGTggacggcctcgcgcgcgtccatGACCTCCTGGAAc AATGTTTTGTGTCTGTCCGCAGGAGCGAATACGATCGAGGGGTGAACACCTTCTCGCCTGAAGGCCGTTTGTTTCAAGTCGAATATGCACTTGGCGCTATTAAGCTGGGCAGCACTGCTGTGGGCGTCCAGACCAAGGATGGCGTCATCCTCGCATCCGAGCGGAGAATCACGTCCTGCCTTCTGGATCACCGCTCGATTCAGAAAATTGTTGAAATCGATAGCCACATTGCCTGCGCCATGAGTGGCCTTATCGCCGATGCCAG GACGCTTATCGATCACGCCCGCGTCGAGTGCGCGAACCATTTTTTCACCTACAACGAGAAGATGTCCATCCACAGCTGCATCGACTCCGTCGCGGATCTCGCCCTAGACTTCTCCG ATGTTAGCGACGGCcgcagaaagaaaacgaTGAGCCGTCCgttcggcgtcgcgctgctcgtGGCTGGCGTCGATGACCAGGGGCCTTCCCTCTGGTGTGCGGATCCGTCGG GCACAGTCACGAAGTACCAGGCTGTCGCCATTGGGTCCGCTcaggaaggcgcggagacgatgCTTCAGGAGCAGTACAGCCAATCCATGAGCTTCGAGG ATGCTGAGGCTCTTGTCCTCTCGGTGCTGCGGCAAGTCATGGAAGAAAAGCTCAACTGCGACAACGTCGAGGTCGCGTGCGTCAAAACCAGCGACCGCAA GTACCATCAGTACACTTCTGAAGAGCTTCAAGCTTTGATTGACCGTCTCCCCGCGCCGACGCTACCGACAGCGACGGATttgcctgcgtcttcttga
- a CDS encoding hypothetical protein (encoded by transcript BESB_004020) — MDLRDAPPLEDEGDASSGAPDAALGGEEAPVEETGGEETVGLNGDGLEGAQPHDGADGDSACLEGEGGGTEQGGAQGGAESRGAWAHMFRQGRGGLDRRRRGHAPSHPYASPHRARGDGEAFPQRRHDRNLPPWGHQQGRRGLRRREEEAPQLSTQEKRWMCLRALFVTIGDELSLIPQQIQKLAREAENVIVQAREEANRAEEERRRKLRQAQGEGEDAAKGAAGASEPDEVMAVDIKEMEPSAQEKKDEDLDTLLVTLIVDCASQLPLKVGIYACLVGLWYKKSRLRPLCARIVEQSFIRFEEAIKQGNFSDAKLLLRFLLALSGSFVVAPESVFDLMKALLSMSAELAPSATTDQILLVVLAALPWLSARSWETLQGSVGEVLALAQQIGASSPSAEVLLLQQATSPIRAAAGGALGGEEGSPILVSLGLDKSRLSSLFEAIASMIQSLLSAKPRGGVQLWGGLLFFGAQESWKSKATLRFYQSPELFPLLKPVNDAAARVPLCVAPTLSLSVDDLRSVKAFPVERSIRLPVSIEKVDIPLSLHDRWILEDHFSTILRNFRDNVTLCAEALLRVPVDHEQFEFVLVECLFSAMLRLPHAPSPGDVSETPFFITRVLHRVCQMQNLLVGVTEAGLTSLLKHAAHFDFQALRVLADFFAYWLNVWEGRMSLLEEWLGLSIPPAYLKVFVQHAFEKAFRFRYRPHLLELLPECVLPYTPPDAVPSCPYTAEAPQQSLAFPGAPPPPVGLMTLTSYAGHIEFSEVQKLLLFSFKKREGGIPPPPESDIRARRMQSEDETGAGGSDQPAQEEGMEAEADAETRERSERDAEEQKRDLMRYELARLLRGRLHRKTWKRRPGFSHDGERPGVFPPPPQPSSPSKKRSGEEDEPRDDAEEEPREEGDDARTPYEDDEAEGHVWSLTDLAQVLVFALLTRGLKTLTHSERLVANYFPVFEFLKRGATKKALRAMQPPDFETQNAQRPGEVDDESDVELEDEEERGDEAEMSKAERRSQEVEEAFLKAIFDFWKNSRQKTVLTVRHFERYGVVSKEGTVRFVFDSLSATERDDSRIMELFDLLLQLSIEGFELKKEKALALVQTRGSADEEDEQKREERQAAVAAAAEAAGAVQTLLHFILIGFMRELLREEHAPRRIALEARLVYLARDYARFVDLPRLQEQIGDSMTDDLHQLLALSKQVQTQFFFLDREPGGLLGPLAAELDDDRDGLHAEEAEVGE; from the exons ATGGATCTGCgggacgcgcctccgctggaggacgagggcgacgcctccagcggcgcgcccgacgccgccttgggaggcgaagaggcgccggtcgaggagacagggggcgaggagacagttGGGCTCAACGGCGACGGGCTGGAGGGCGCCCAGCCGCACGATGGCGcggacggagacagcgcctgtctcgagggcgaaggcggcgggaccgagcagggcggcgcgcaggggggAGCCGAGTCGCGCGGGGCATGGGCGCACATGTTCAGGcagggacgcggaggcctcgaccggcggcgcagagggcacgCGCCGTCTCACCCGTACGCGTCTCCgcaccgcgcccgcggcgacggcgaggcgtttccgcagcggcgccacgaCCGAAATCTGCCGCCGTGGGGACATCAGCAAGGCCGCCGAGGCTTACGccggcgcgaagaggaggcgcctcaGCTCTCGACGCAGGAGAAGCGCTGGAtgtgcctccgcgcgctcttcgTGACCATTGGCGACGAGCTCTCCCTCATTCCGCAGCAGATCCAGAAACTTGCTCGCGAGGCCGAGAACGTCATCGTCCAGGCCCGCGAAGAGGCCAAtcgcgccgaagaggaacGCCGGCGCAAACTCCGACAGGCtcagggcgagggcgaggacgcggcaaagggcgccgccggcgcgagcgagcccgACGAGGTGATGGCGGTCGACATCAAGGAGATGGAGCCCAGCGCACAGGAAAAGAAAGATGAAGACCTCGATACTTTGCTCGTCACCCTTATCGTGGACTGCGCCAGTCAACTCCCTCTCAAAGTCG GCATTTACGCGTGCCTCGTCGGGCTGTGGTACAAGAagagtcgcctgcggccgctctgcgcgcgtaTTGTGGAGCAAAGCTTCATCCGCTTCGAAGAGGCTATCAAGCAAGGCAACTTCTCAGATGCAAagctgcttctccgctttcttctcgcgctcagTGGCAGCTTCGTCGTTGCTCCA GAGAGCGTGTTCGACTTGATGAAGGCTCTGCTTTCGATGAGTGCGGAGCTTGCGCCGAGTGCGACAACAGACCAGATTCTTCTTGTTGTTTTG GCTGCGCTTCCGTGGCTGAGCGCGCGGTCGTGGGAGACGCTGCAGGGCTCCGTAGGCGAAgtgctcgccctcgcgcagcagattggcgcctcgtcgccttcggctgAAGTTCTTCTGCTCCAGCAAGCGACTTCGCCCattcgcgcggccgcaggaggcgcgctcgggggcgaggaaggcagccCAATTCTCGTCTCGCTGGGCCTCGACAAGTCGCGTCTCAGCTCGCTCTTTGAGGCGATCGCGAGCATGATTCag AGTCTGTTGAGCGCGAAGCCGCGTGGTGGAGTACAGCTGTGGGGTGGCCTTCTGTTTTTCGGTGCGCAGGAGTCTTGGAAAtcgaaggcgacgctgcggtTTTACCAGTCACCTGAGCTGTTTCCGCTGCTCAAACCGGTgaacgacgcagccgcgcgcgtcccgctctgcgtcgcgccgacGCTCTCCCTCTCGGTTGACGACCTGCGTAGCGTCAAGGCCTTCCCAGTCGAGCGCAGCATTCGCCTGCCGGTCTCCATCGAAAAAGTTGATATTCCGCTCTCCCTCCATGACAGATG GATCCTCGAAGATCACTTCTCCACGATTCTTCGCAACTTCCGCGACAACGTCACCCTGTGCGCAGAGGCCCTCCTGCGCGTGCCCGTCGATCATGAGCAGTTCGAATTCGTTCTCGTTGAG TGCCTCTTTAGCGCgatgctgcgtctgccgcatgCACCGTCGCCTGGCGACGTGTCTGAGACGCCGTTCTTCATCACGCGCGTGCTGCATCGCGTATGTCAAATGCAAAACTTGCTCGTCGGCGTCACAGAGGCAGGGCTGACCTCGCTGCTGAAGCACGCAGCCCACTTTGACTtccaggcgctgcgg GTCCTCGCGGATTTTTTCGCGTACTGGCTGAACGTCTGGGAAGGGCGGATGAGTCTCCTCGAGGAGTGGCTCGGTCTGTCGATTCCACCGGCGTACCTCAAGGTGTTCGTCCAGCATGCCTTCGAGAAAGCCTTCCGCTTCCGCTACCGACCGCACTTG CTCGAGCTTCTACCGGAGTGTGTGCTGCCCTACACGCCTCCCGACGCGGTCCCCTCGTGTCCGTAcacagcagaggcgccgcagcagagcctcgcgtttcccggcgcgccgcctccgccggttGGTTTGATGACGCTGACCTCTTATGCAGGGCACATTGAGTTCTCCGAGGTTCAGAAGTTGTTGCTCTTCAGCTTCAagaagcgcgaaggcggcatccctccgccgcccgagAGCGACAtcagggcgcggcgcatgcagagcgaggatgagacgggcgcgggggggagtGACCAGCCTGCGCAGGAAGAGGGgatggaggcggaggccgacgcagagacgcgcgagcgaagcgagAGGGATGCAGAAGAACAGAAGCGCGATCTGATGCGCTACGAGTtggcgcggcttcttcgggGACGCCTTCACCGCAAGACATGGAAGAGACGTCCGGGCTTTTCCCACGATGGCGAGCGCCCAGGAGTCTTCCCACCCCCTCCCcagccttcctcgccttcgaagaagcgcagcggagaggaggacgagccCCGCGatgacgccgaggaggagcctcgcgaagaaggcgacgacgcgcggacgccttacgaagacgacgaggctgaAGGTCACGTCTGGTCGCTAACGGATCTCGCCCAAGTTCTCGTCTTTGCGCTGCTCACGCGCGGCCTCAAGACGCTCACGCACTCAGAGAGACTCGTCGCAAACTACTTCCCCGTCTTCGAGTTCCTcaagcgcggcgcgacgaagaaggcgctgcgggcgatGCAGCCGCCAGACTTCGAGACACAgaacgcgcagcgcccgGGAGAGGTtgacgacgagagcgacgtcgaactcgaagacgaagaggagcgtggagacgaggcagagatGAGCAAGGCAGAGCGCCGCTCGCAGGAAGTCGAGGAAGCTTTCCTCAAAGCTATCTTCGACTTCTGGAAGAACTCCCGGCAAAA AACGGTGCTGACGGTACGTCACTTTGAGCGCTACGGCGTGGTTTCGAAGGAAGGCACCGTTCGCTTCGTCTTCGACTCCCTTTCGGCGACCGAGCGAG ACGACAGCCGCATCATGGAGCTCTTCGATCTTCTCCTTCAGCTTAGCATCGAAGGCTTCGAACTCAA GAAGGAAAAGGCACTCGCGCTTGTGCAGACACGCGgaagcgcagacgaggaagacgagcagaaacgcgaagagagacaggccgctgtggctgctgcagctgaggccgccggcgcagtcCAGACT CTCCTCCATTTCATTTTGATTGGCTTCATGCGGGAGCTGCTGCGGGAGGAGCACGCGCCTCGACGCATCGCCTTGGAGGCGAGACTCGTCTATCTCGCGCGCGACTACGCTCGCTTCGTTGATCTTCCGCGGCTTCAGGAGCAG ATCGGCGACTCTATGACTGACGACCTCCATCAGCTGCTCGCCTTGAGCAAACAAGTGCAGACGCAATTTTTCTTTTTGGACCGCGAGCCCGGTGGGCTTCTGgggcctctcgccgcagaaCTGGACGACGACCGCGAtggcctgcatgcagaggaggcggaggttGGCGAGTAG